The proteins below come from a single Argentina anserina chromosome 1, drPotAnse1.1, whole genome shotgun sequence genomic window:
- the LOC126801790 gene encoding uncharacterized protein LOC126801790, with the protein MEREFLDSTAGGSFLHKSNVVANDLLEKRAINNQQFGTSASSTRQVHKTNSSSNSALEDMVDKLSKMMSQFMRTSIAQVCGICTEGHPTDQCSQHTSGRGYEEVNALSYQGGQGYNPFSNTYNPGLRGHPNFWWSNNDNVLRPQHHAMQYGPRPSILFARPQAPHLNVTPPNVTSAPNYEEMLKSLAAGQRKLPSGVITNPRDEQVQAIITRSGLELVDQPRVLKKTQTGHIADDDEEIVINKDLEKDPTTSKKESVPFQEAPKGTSSNSSDLVKTNHISFVPFPSRFAKIKKDKSDEEVLEVFRKVQVNLPLLECIKQISKYAKCLKELCTSRRQTREENVVKMNETVWAVIQWKLPTKMKDP; encoded by the exons ATGGAGAGAGAGTTTCTAGATTCAACAGCTGGTGGATCATTTCTACACAAGAGTAATGTGGTAGCAAATGATCTATTGGAAAAAAGAGCCATTAACAATCAGCAATTTGGAACATCTGCTAGTTCCACAAGACAAGTGCATAAGACAAATTCGAGTTCTAATTCTGCTCTAGAGGACATGGTTGACAAGCTTTCCAAAATGATGAGTCAGTTTATGAGAACAAGTATAGCACAAGTTTGCGGTATTTGTACGGAGGGGCACCCCACTGATCAGTGTTCCCAACATACTTCTGGTAGAGGATATGAGGAAGTGAATGCCCTTAGTTATCAGGGAGGCCAGGGGTACAATCCGTTCTCCAATACTTACAACCCTGGTTTACGTGGTCATCCAAATTTCTGGTGGTCTAACAATGACAATGTGCTTAGGCCACAACATCATGCTATGCAATATGGGCCTCGCCCGTCTATTTTGTTTGCAAGACCGCAAGCTCCCCATCTCAATGTCACACCTCCAAATGTGACAAGTGCTCCCAATTATGAGGAAATGTTAAAGTCTTTAGCTGCTGGGCAGA GAAAGCTACCAAGTGGAGTTATAACTAACCCAAGGGATGAGCAAGTCCAAGCCATCATAACAAGGAGTGGGCTGGAGCTAGTGGATCAACCTAGAGTTTTAAAGAAGACCCAAACGGGCCACAttgctgatgatgatgaagagattgtGATCAACAAGGATTTGGAGAAAGATCCAACGACCTCTAAGAAGGAGAGTGTGCCGTTCCAAGAGGCACCAAAAGGTACAAGttctaactcaagtgatttAGTTAAGACTAATCATATTTCGTTTGTACCTTTTCCTTCTAGGTTTGCTAAGATCAAGAAGGACAAATCTGATGAGGAAGTGTTGGAAGTTTTTAGGAAGGTGCAAGTTAACCTTCCATTGTTGGAGTGCATCAAGCAAATCTCAAAGTATGCCAAATGCTTAAAAGAGCTTTGCACTTCACGGAGACAAACTAGGGAAGAGAATGTAGTAaagatgaatgagacagtttGGGCTGTTATCCAGTGGAAACTACCCACTAAGATGAAGGACCCGTGA